A single region of the Sorghum bicolor cultivar BTx623 chromosome 9, Sorghum_bicolor_NCBIv3, whole genome shotgun sequence genome encodes:
- the LOC8058466 gene encoding cytochrome P450 94B3 has translation MEVSLTSSPLLILFLALLCFLYYLRQQDPKKQPRVHGLKSYPVVGVLPHLVKNHRRLLEWSADVVTKSPTHTMSFKVPGLIGAAITANPANVEHILKTNFANYPKGEVTVSTIEDFLGHGIFNSDGDQWLWQRKAASYEFSKRSLRSFVVDTVRFEVAERLLPLLDRAARDDGRTLDVQDVLERFAFDNICCVAFDHDPACLAEDGMAAPQSAEFMRAFNDVQDAVMARFMAPARSLWRVKRLLNLEPERRLREALATVRGYADRIVRERRNRGEGDAGHDFLSRFAASGEHSDEGLLDVVTNFIIAGRDTTSSALTWFFWLVSGRPDVEDKIVGEIRTVRAASQGTSTTGATFSFDELRDMHYLHAAITESMRLYPPVPMDSRRCEQDDFLPDGTFVGAGWQASYSAFAMARVEDIWGNDCEEFRPERWLGDDGAFRPESPFKYPVFHAGPRVCLGKEMAYIQMKSIVACAFERFSFRFVGGEERPGLVLSFTLRMKGGLPMQVSKRSYGRDM, from the coding sequence ATGGAAGTCTCGTtgacctcctctcctctcctcattCTGTTCCTCGCTCTGCTCTGCTTCCTCTACTACCTGCGCCAGCAGGATCCCAAGAAGCAGCCCCGTGTCCATGGCCTCAAGTCCTACCCCGTCGTCGGCGTCCTCCCGCACTTGGTCAAGAACCACCGTCGCTTGCTCGAGTGGTCGGCCGACGTCGTGACGAAGAGCCCCACGCACACCATGTCTTTCAAGGTCCCCGGCCTCATCGGCGCCGCCATCACCGCCAACCCGGCCAACGTCGAGCACATCCTCAAGACCAACTTCGCCAACTACCCAAAGGGCGAGGTCACGGTGTCCACCATCGAGGATTTCCTTGGCCACGGCATCTTCAACTCCGACGGCGACCAGTGGCTGTGGCAGCGCAAGGCCGCCAGCTACGAGTTCAGCAAGCGCTCGCTCAGGAGCTTCGTCGTCGACACGGTCCGCTTCGAGGTCGCCGAGCGGCTGCTGCCGCTGCTCGACCGCGCGGCGCGCGACGACGGCCGGACGCTGGACGTTCAGGACGTGCTCGAGCGCTTCGCGTTCGACAACATCTGCTGCGTCGCCTTCGACCACGACCCGGCGTGCCTCGCCGAGGACGGCATGGCCGCGCCGCAGAGCGCCGAGTTCATGCGCGCCTTCAACGACGTGCAGGACGCCGTCATGGCCCGGTTCATGGCTCCGGCCAGATCTCTGTGGCGCGTCAAGAGGCTGCTCAACCTGGAGCCCGAGAGGCGGCTGCGGGAGGCGCTCGCCACGGTCCGTGGCTACGCCGACCGGATCGTCCGCGAGCGCCGGAACAGAGGGGAAGGGGACGCCGGGCACGACTTCTTGTCGCGCTTCGCCGCGAGCGGCGAGCACAGCGACGAGGGCCTCCTCGACGTGGTCACCAACTTCATCATCGCCGGCCGGGACACGACGTCGTCAGCACTGACCTGGTTCTTCTGGCTCGTCTCCGGCCGGCCGGACGTAGAGGACAAGATCGTGGGCGAGATCCGCACGGTGCGCGCGGCTAGCCAGGGCACCAGCACCACGGGCGCGACCTTCAGCTTCGACGAGCTGCGCGACATGCACTACCTCCACGCCGCCATCACCGAGTCCATGCGGCTGTACCCGCCGGTGCCCATGGACTCGCGCCGCTGCGAGCAGGACGACTTCCTGCCGGACGGCACGTTCGTCGGGGCAGGGTGGCAGGCGTCCTATTCGGCGTTCGCGATGGCGCGGGTGGAGGACATATGGGGCAATGACTGCGAGGAGTTCCGGCCGGAGCGGTGGCTCGGCGACGACGGCGCGTTCCGGCCGGAGAGCCCGTTCAAGTACCCGGTGTTCCACGCGGGGCCGAGGGTGTGCCTCGGCAAGGAGATGGCGTACATCCAGATGAAGTCCATCGTCGCGTGCGCGTTCGAGAGGTTCAGCTTTCGGTTCGTCGGCGGCGAGGAGCGACCGGGGCTGGTGCTCTCGTTCACGCTGCGGATGAAAGGCGGCTTGCCGATGCAAGTGAGCAAGAGGAGCTACGGAAGAGACATGTGA